A window of Amycolatopsis australiensis contains these coding sequences:
- a CDS encoding gamma carbonic anhydrase family protein yields MPIYALGSLEPAIHPDAYVHPDATVIGDVRIGAHASVWPQTVLRGDHGYIEIGERSNVQDGCVVHCTERHPTILGPSSAVGHAVHIEGATIGTGCLIASGSVVLNGSVIEDGGMVGAGAVLSYGSHVKTGEIALGVPGKTRENKSFSAENIALVVDSYVRRARRFRAELRRLDPLG; encoded by the coding sequence ATGCCGATCTACGCCCTCGGCTCCCTGGAGCCGGCGATCCACCCCGACGCCTACGTCCACCCGGACGCGACCGTGATCGGCGACGTCCGGATCGGCGCGCACGCGTCGGTGTGGCCGCAGACGGTGCTGCGCGGCGACCACGGGTACATCGAGATCGGGGAGCGCTCGAACGTCCAGGACGGCTGTGTCGTGCACTGCACCGAGCGGCACCCGACGATCCTCGGGCCGTCGTCGGCGGTCGGCCACGCGGTGCACATCGAGGGCGCGACCATCGGCACCGGCTGCCTGATCGCGTCCGGCTCGGTGGTGCTGAACGGCTCGGTGATCGAGGACGGCGGCATGGTCGGCGCGGGCGCGGTGCTGTCGTACGGCTCCCACGTCAAGACCGGGGAGATCGCGCTGGGCGTGCCGGGGAAGACGCGGGAGAACAAGTCGTTCAGCGCGGAGAACATCGCGCTCGTCGTCGATTCGTACGTCCGGCGGGCGCGACGGTTCCGCGCCGAGCTGCGGCGGCTCGACCCGCTCGGGTGA
- the rpmB gene encoding 50S ribosomal protein L28: MAAVCDVCGKGPGFGKSVSHSHRRTNRRWNPNIQTVHAKVGVSQRKRLNVCTSCIKAGKVVRG, encoded by the coding sequence GTGGCTGCCGTGTGCGACGTCTGTGGCAAGGGACCCGGCTTCGGCAAGTCGGTCTCGCACTCCCACCGCCGTACCAACCGCCGGTGGAACCCGAACATCCAGACCGTCCACGCCAAGGTGGGTGTGTCCCAGCGCAAGCGCCTGAACGTGTGCACGTCCTGCATCAAGGCGGGCAAGGTCGTTCGCGGCTGA
- a CDS encoding uracil-DNA glycosylase: protein MTARPLHEIVEAGWAKALEPVAPQVAAMGEFLRAEIAAGRQYLPAGEHVLRAFKQPFDDVRVLIVGQDPYPTPGHAVGLSFSVAPDVRPIPKSLINIYKEYVDDLGHPTPSTGDLTPWAEQGVLLLNRALTVQPNKPNSHQGKGWEEVTEQAIKALAARGGPLVAILWGRNARNLRPLLGDVPCIESAHPSPLSAHNGFFGSRPFSRANQLLEQQGAAPVDWKLP from the coding sequence GTGACCGCACGACCGCTGCACGAGATCGTCGAGGCAGGCTGGGCGAAGGCCCTCGAACCGGTGGCGCCGCAGGTCGCCGCGATGGGGGAGTTCCTCCGCGCGGAGATCGCCGCGGGCCGGCAGTACCTGCCGGCCGGGGAGCACGTGCTGCGCGCGTTCAAGCAGCCGTTCGACGACGTGCGGGTGCTCATCGTCGGGCAGGACCCGTACCCGACGCCGGGGCACGCGGTCGGGTTGAGCTTCTCCGTGGCGCCGGACGTCCGGCCGATCCCGAAGAGCCTGATCAACATCTACAAGGAGTACGTCGACGACCTCGGCCACCCGACGCCGTCGACGGGCGACCTCACGCCGTGGGCCGAGCAGGGCGTCCTGCTGCTCAACCGGGCGTTGACGGTGCAGCCGAACAAACCCAACTCGCACCAGGGCAAGGGCTGGGAAGAGGTCACCGAGCAGGCGATCAAGGCCCTCGCGGCGCGAGGAGGGCCGCTGGTGGCGATCCTGTGGGGCCGCAACGCCCGCAACCTGCGCCCGCTGCTCGGCGATGTCCCGTGCATCGAGTCGGCGCACCCGAGCCCGCTGTCGGCGCACAACGGCTTCTTCGGGTCCCGGCCGTTCAGCCGCGCCAACCAGCTGCTGGAGCAGCAGGGCGCGGCGCCGGTCGACTGGAAACTTCCCTAG
- a CDS encoding alpha/beta fold hydrolase: MNVTSADGTTIFFERRGSGAPVILVGGAFNDRTTVAGLAEVLAGDFTTITYDRRGRGSSGDAPSYAMEREIEDLAALISHAGGTASVFGHSSGAVLALEAAAAGLPIDRVVAYEPPYATDEHPRADVLDEVRAQLAAGDRDGAVATFLRVAGTPAETVDGMKAAPVWGWFTALAHTLPYDLTICGPGARPRLDHLARIAVPALVIGGGASDEALQSGARAAAAAIPGARHETLEGQDHGVLQYPETLKDLLTGFLK; the protein is encoded by the coding sequence ATGAACGTCACGTCGGCCGACGGCACGACCATCTTCTTCGAGCGGCGCGGATCCGGTGCGCCGGTGATCCTGGTCGGCGGCGCGTTCAACGACCGCACGACGGTCGCCGGCCTGGCGGAGGTCCTGGCCGGCGACTTCACGACGATCACCTACGACCGGCGCGGCCGGGGCTCGAGCGGCGACGCGCCTTCGTACGCGATGGAGCGTGAGATCGAAGACCTCGCGGCGCTGATCTCCCACGCGGGCGGGACGGCGTCGGTGTTCGGGCACTCGTCGGGCGCGGTCCTGGCCCTGGAGGCGGCCGCGGCGGGCCTGCCGATCGATCGGGTGGTGGCGTACGAGCCGCCGTACGCGACCGACGAGCACCCGCGGGCCGACGTCCTGGACGAGGTCCGCGCGCAGCTCGCGGCGGGGGACCGCGACGGCGCGGTGGCGACGTTCCTGCGGGTCGCGGGCACCCCGGCGGAGACGGTCGACGGCATGAAGGCCGCCCCGGTGTGGGGCTGGTTCACGGCGCTGGCGCACACGCTGCCGTACGACCTGACGATCTGCGGCCCGGGCGCCCGCCCCCGTCTCGACCACCTGGCCCGCATCGCGGTGCCGGCCCTGGTGATCGGCGGCGGCGCCAGCGACGAAGCACTGCAGTCAGGAGCCCGCGCGGCGGCCGCGGCGATCCCGGGCGCCCGTCACGAAACCCTCGAAGGCCAGGACCACGGCGTCCTCCAGTACCCGGAGACGCTCAAGGACCTGCTGACCGGCTTCCTCAAGTGA
- a CDS encoding pyridoxamine 5'-phosphate oxidase family protein, protein MLSTTPRTTLGRKKHRAVTDRSVLYDVLDEGLICHLGIVRHGVPVVLPTGYGRDGDTLYLHGSTGAASLREAARDLDVCVTVTLLDGIVYSRSVNNHSMNYRSAVIFGKAAPVVDREPKMHGLEVLTEHLAPGSWAHARGVNAKEFAAVSVLALDLAEASVKMRAEGPDDEPEDVEADAAWAGVLPVRTVFGEPEPSADLSPGRPVPAHVTARAAAGR, encoded by the coding sequence ATGCTCTCCACCACGCCCCGCACCACGCTCGGCCGCAAGAAGCACCGGGCCGTGACCGACCGTTCCGTGCTCTACGACGTCCTCGACGAGGGTCTGATCTGCCACCTCGGGATCGTCCGCCACGGCGTCCCCGTGGTCCTGCCGACCGGGTACGGCCGCGACGGCGACACGCTCTACCTGCACGGCTCGACCGGCGCGGCCAGTCTCCGGGAAGCGGCGCGGGACCTCGACGTCTGCGTCACCGTGACGCTCCTCGACGGCATCGTCTACTCGCGCTCGGTCAACAACCACTCGATGAACTACCGCAGCGCGGTGATCTTCGGGAAGGCCGCACCGGTCGTCGACCGCGAACCCAAGATGCACGGCCTCGAAGTGCTCACCGAGCACCTCGCGCCGGGCTCGTGGGCGCACGCGCGCGGGGTGAACGCGAAGGAGTTCGCCGCGGTGTCGGTGCTCGCGCTCGACCTCGCCGAGGCGTCGGTGAAGATGCGCGCCGAGGGCCCGGACGACGAGCCGGAGGACGTCGAGGCGGACGCCGCCTGGGCCGGGGTGCTGCCGGTGCGGACGGTCTTCGGCGAGCCGGAGCCGTCGGCCGACCTCTCCCCCGGCCGGCCGGTGCCGGCCCACGTCACCGCGCGAGCGGCAGCCGGACGGTGA
- a CDS encoding GNAT family N-acetyltransferase produces the protein MRIVPVPYDHPDAAKLMAAVQQVYVERYGDEDATPMSPADFEPPRGLFLVGYQGGEPVACGAWRAHDGPAPDFQDGDAELKRMYVADSARGRGFARMILFELERTAALSGRKRAVLETGTKQPEAIALYTSSGYVEIPKFGVYKNEPESLCYGKDLTSA, from the coding sequence GTGAGAATCGTTCCGGTCCCCTACGACCACCCCGACGCGGCCAAGCTCATGGCCGCGGTGCAGCAGGTCTACGTCGAGCGCTACGGCGACGAGGACGCCACCCCGATGAGCCCGGCGGACTTCGAGCCGCCGCGTGGCCTGTTCCTCGTCGGCTACCAGGGCGGCGAACCCGTCGCCTGCGGAGCGTGGCGCGCCCACGACGGGCCCGCGCCCGACTTCCAGGACGGCGACGCCGAGCTGAAGCGCATGTACGTCGCCGATTCCGCGCGCGGCCGGGGGTTCGCGCGGATGATCCTGTTCGAGCTGGAGCGGACGGCGGCGCTGTCCGGCCGCAAACGCGCGGTCCTGGAGACCGGGACCAAGCAGCCGGAAGCCATCGCGCTCTACACGTCGTCGGGGTACGTCGAGATCCCGAAGTTCGGCGTCTACAAGAACGAGCCGGAAAGCCTTTGCTACGGCAAGGACCTCACCTCGGCGTGA
- a CDS encoding PLP-dependent aminotransferase family protein, producing the protein MTHADTAIPVSLDRSAVTPLAVQLADALREAAATGHLRGGDRLPSTRALAGRLGVSRTVTSAAYEQLHAEGWIAGRHGSGTYVTTPPNVSSAEVPAPDAVPAAEADAPSLLDLGPGTPWAAGLDRAAWRRAWRAAADPDPLVRAHRAGLPEYRAAVSEHLLRHRGLAAGSVLATGGTTAAVVELAAAVLERGDVVAVEEPGYQRAVQAFRRAGMRVAGVPVDEEGLRPDAIPPGARAVYCSPAHQYPMGSRLSAARRVELVERARASAMLVIEDDYDGELRFDVAPLPMLAALAPDVVAHLGTTSKILTPTLGAGWMVAPEPITSAVLAYRDSTGTRPSPAGQRVLYEFARNGDLGRHLRKLRREMAERRTLLAGALAAANIPVRGDDAGAHLVVPFPSATVEAEVLAAAERRGIRLDGLARHFAGEPTAHGVAIGYAGCSREALVAALPTLVSLLR; encoded by the coding sequence GTGACCCACGCCGACACCGCGATCCCGGTCAGCCTCGACCGCTCGGCCGTGACGCCGCTGGCCGTCCAGCTGGCCGACGCGCTCCGCGAAGCCGCCGCGACCGGGCACCTGCGCGGCGGCGACCGGCTGCCGTCGACGCGGGCGCTGGCCGGGCGGCTCGGCGTCAGCCGCACGGTGACGTCGGCGGCGTACGAGCAGCTGCACGCCGAGGGCTGGATCGCCGGACGGCACGGCTCCGGCACGTACGTCACGACTCCCCCGAACGTGTCGTCGGCCGAGGTCCCCGCGCCGGACGCGGTACCGGCGGCCGAAGCCGACGCGCCGTCGCTGCTGGACCTGGGGCCGGGCACGCCGTGGGCCGCGGGACTCGACCGCGCGGCCTGGCGGCGCGCCTGGCGCGCGGCGGCCGACCCGGACCCGCTGGTCCGGGCCCACCGCGCGGGGCTGCCGGAGTACCGCGCGGCGGTGTCGGAACACCTGCTGCGGCACCGCGGGCTCGCGGCCGGATCGGTGCTGGCCACGGGCGGGACGACGGCGGCGGTGGTGGAGCTGGCCGCGGCGGTGCTGGAGCGCGGGGACGTCGTCGCCGTCGAAGAGCCCGGCTACCAGCGCGCGGTCCAGGCGTTCCGCCGCGCGGGAATGCGGGTCGCGGGCGTGCCGGTGGACGAGGAGGGCCTGCGCCCGGACGCGATCCCACCGGGCGCGCGGGCGGTGTACTGCTCGCCGGCGCACCAGTACCCGATGGGCAGCCGCCTGAGCGCGGCGCGGCGGGTGGAGCTGGTGGAGCGGGCGAGGGCGTCGGCGATGCTGGTCATCGAGGACGACTACGACGGCGAGCTGCGGTTCGACGTCGCCCCGCTGCCGATGCTGGCGGCACTGGCCCCGGACGTGGTGGCCCACCTGGGCACGACGTCGAAGATCCTCACGCCGACGCTGGGCGCGGGCTGGATGGTGGCGCCGGAGCCGATCACGTCGGCGGTGCTGGCGTACCGGGATTCGACGGGAACGCGCCCATCCCCGGCCGGCCAGCGGGTGCTGTACGAGTTCGCCCGCAACGGAGACCTGGGCCGCCACCTGCGCAAATTGCGCCGCGAGATGGCGGAGCGCCGGACGTTGCTGGCAGGAGCACTGGCGGCGGCGAACATCCCGGTCCGCGGCGACGACGCGGGCGCGCACCTGGTGGTGCCGTTCCCGTCGGCCACGGTGGAGGCCGAGGTGCTCGCGGCGGCGGAGCGACGGGGCATCCGGCTGGACGGGCTGGCACGCCACTTCGCGGGCGAGCCGACGGCGCACGGGGTGGCGATCGGGTACGCGGGTTGTTCGCGGGAGGCGTTGGTGGCCGCGTTGCCGACGTTGGTGTCGTTGCTGCGCTGA
- a CDS encoding DAK2 domain-containing protein has translation MRVLDAAAVSAWAAGCVRSLATLRPAIDEINVYPVADSDTGSNMLFTMTGAAEELAKANPGDAAEALKVLARGAVAAAKGNSGVILSQVVRGLADRAGGELDGPWLARALGHADEVATGAVSRPVAGTILTVLHAVALAVRGDTGPLGDVAEKAAKAAAHALEKTPLQLPALARAGVVDAGARGLVAVLDALVGVVTGTDLPHEHALEVHAAGQAGAYAWEVMYLLDGVDEQSLPTLRKELSGLGDSVTVAGDGSGSHAVHVHCADIGAAIEAGLALGRPRRIRVEPLLTPTPIEPGGGIDRTVVAVVHGGALAELLRAESIPVLAVPEGETPSVEDMIGLLNEAAGRHVTVLPGSTALTAAADTAAGHAMAADRDVVVIPCASPVQVLAALAVHDAGRRTNDDVVAMAEAAAATRRGELRIAQEESLTWVGRAQSGDVVGLVDDEVVLIEPAPASETSVVAAAMKVLNRMLALGGELVTVLSGAAAPPGVAEELAEQLRVEHPEVELTSYASGQADAVLLMGVE, from the coding sequence GTGCGGGTGCTGGACGCGGCGGCGGTGTCGGCCTGGGCTGCGGGTTGTGTGCGCAGCCTGGCGACCCTGCGGCCGGCCATCGACGAGATCAACGTCTATCCCGTCGCCGACTCCGACACCGGCTCCAACATGCTCTTCACGATGACCGGCGCCGCCGAAGAACTGGCGAAGGCGAACCCCGGGGACGCCGCCGAAGCGCTGAAGGTCCTCGCTCGGGGGGCCGTGGCCGCCGCCAAGGGCAACTCCGGCGTGATCCTCTCGCAGGTCGTGCGCGGGCTGGCGGACCGGGCCGGCGGCGAGCTGGACGGGCCGTGGCTGGCCCGGGCGCTGGGGCACGCCGACGAGGTCGCCACCGGCGCCGTCAGCCGCCCGGTCGCGGGGACGATCCTGACCGTCCTGCACGCCGTCGCCCTCGCCGTGCGCGGGGACACGGGCCCGCTCGGCGACGTCGCGGAGAAGGCCGCGAAGGCGGCCGCGCACGCCCTCGAGAAGACGCCGTTGCAGCTGCCCGCCCTGGCCAGGGCCGGGGTCGTCGACGCGGGCGCGCGCGGCCTGGTCGCCGTGCTCGACGCCCTGGTCGGCGTGGTCACCGGCACCGACCTCCCGCACGAGCACGCCCTCGAGGTCCACGCCGCCGGCCAGGCCGGCGCCTACGCCTGGGAGGTCATGTACCTGCTCGACGGCGTCGACGAGCAGAGCCTGCCGACCCTGCGCAAGGAGCTGAGCGGTCTCGGCGACAGCGTCACCGTGGCCGGCGACGGCTCGGGCAGCCACGCCGTGCACGTCCACTGCGCCGACATCGGCGCCGCCATCGAGGCCGGGCTCGCGCTGGGCCGCCCGCGCCGGATCCGCGTCGAACCGCTGCTCACGCCGACACCGATCGAGCCGGGCGGCGGCATCGACCGCACGGTGGTGGCCGTCGTCCACGGCGGCGCGCTCGCCGAGCTGCTGCGGGCCGAGAGCATTCCGGTGCTGGCCGTTCCCGAAGGCGAGACGCCGAGCGTCGAGGACATGATCGGCCTGCTCAACGAGGCCGCCGGCCGGCACGTCACGGTGCTGCCGGGCAGCACCGCGCTCACCGCCGCGGCCGACACCGCGGCCGGGCACGCGATGGCCGCCGACCGGGACGTCGTGGTCATCCCGTGCGCGTCGCCGGTGCAGGTGCTGGCCGCCCTCGCCGTGCACGACGCCGGGCGCCGCACCAACGACGACGTCGTCGCGATGGCCGAGGCGGCCGCCGCGACCAGGCGTGGCGAACTGCGGATCGCGCAGGAGGAGTCGCTAACCTGGGTGGGCCGGGCCCAGTCCGGCGACGTGGTCGGCCTGGTCGACGACGAGGTGGTGCTGATCGAGCCGGCCCCCGCGTCCGAGACGAGCGTGGTCGCGGCCGCGATGAAGGTGCTGAACCGGATGCTGGCGCTCGGCGGGGAGCTGGTGACGGTGCTGAGCGGGGCCGCCGCCCCGCCCGGGGTCGCCGAGGAGCTCGCCGAGCAGCTGCGGGTGGAGCACCCGGAGGTGGAGCTGACCAGCTACGCGAGTGGCCAGGCCGACGCCGTGCTGCTGATGGGAGTCGAATAG
- a CDS encoding thiamine-phosphate kinase, with translation MSPNDGTVAGTGEFALIRAVTEGRRQPPGTLLGPGDDAAVVAAPDGRVVASTDVLVQGVHFRLDWSSPEHVGRKAVAVNLADIAAMGATPTTVLVGLACPSDTPRDLVTGLADGMWAEAERAGIGVSGGDMVRADQLVISVTALGDLGDREPVTRAGARPGDVVAVTGRLGWAAAGLAVLGRGFRSPVGVVNAQRCPEPPYEAGPRAALAGATAMIDVSDGLLADLAHIGEASGVGIDVRTADLDVPARLTEVGAALGADPLDWVLTGGEDHALVATFPPFTELPDGWRTIGVVTMADSGITVDGKPFTREGGWAHWR, from the coding sequence GTGTCACCGAACGACGGAACGGTCGCCGGGACCGGCGAGTTCGCGCTCATCCGCGCCGTCACGGAAGGACGGCGCCAGCCCCCGGGCACGCTGCTCGGCCCGGGCGACGACGCGGCGGTCGTCGCCGCCCCGGACGGCCGGGTGGTCGCCAGCACCGACGTGCTCGTCCAGGGCGTCCACTTCCGGCTCGACTGGTCCTCGCCCGAGCACGTCGGGCGCAAGGCCGTCGCGGTCAACCTGGCCGACATCGCCGCCATGGGCGCCACGCCGACCACCGTCCTCGTCGGTCTGGCCTGCCCGTCCGACACGCCGCGCGACCTGGTCACCGGCCTCGCCGACGGCATGTGGGCCGAGGCCGAGCGCGCCGGGATCGGCGTCTCCGGCGGCGACATGGTCCGCGCCGACCAGCTCGTGATCAGCGTCACCGCGCTGGGTGACCTCGGCGACCGCGAGCCGGTGACGCGCGCGGGCGCCCGGCCCGGGGACGTCGTCGCCGTGACCGGGCGGCTCGGCTGGGCCGCCGCCGGCCTGGCCGTGCTCGGCCGCGGCTTCCGGTCGCCGGTCGGCGTCGTCAACGCGCAGCGCTGCCCGGAACCGCCGTACGAGGCCGGGCCGCGCGCGGCCCTGGCCGGGGCGACGGCGATGATCGACGTCTCCGACGGCCTGCTGGCCGACCTCGCCCACATCGGCGAGGCCTCCGGCGTCGGCATCGACGTCCGCACGGCCGACCTCGACGTCCCCGCCCGCCTCACCGAAGTCGGCGCCGCCCTCGGCGCGGACCCGCTCGACTGGGTCCTCACCGGCGGCGAAGACCACGCGCTGGTGGCCACGTTCCCGCCGTTCACCGAGCTGCCCGACGGCTGGCGCACGATCGGCGTCGTCACCATGGCCGACTCGGGGATCACCGTGGACGGCAAGCCGTTCACCCGAGAAGGCGGCTGGGCGCATTGGCGCTGA
- a CDS encoding D-alanine--D-alanine ligase family protein yields the protein MSEKIRVAVVFGGRSSEHTISCLSAGSVLGNLDPERFEAVPVGITREGRWVLGTGDSAQLAIRGRELPSVEDGKGLVLAGDPSSRGLVAVEPGRESELLSQVDVVFPVLHGAFGEDGTIQGLLELAGIPYVGPGVLASAAAMDKETAKKLLAAEGLPVGTYRALRRHESTLDQTDRERLGLPVFVKPSRAGSSVGITRVAAWEDLDAAIALARRTDPKVLVEAAVTGREVECGVLEFPDGRVEASLPAEIRVLSDDENAWYDFETKYLGDDAELDIPAKLDDALTDKLRAMAVEAFRALDCQGLARVDFFVGADGELTINEVNTMPGFTTKSAYPKMWEVTGVDYATLLTTLIETAIARGTGLR from the coding sequence ATGAGCGAGAAGATCCGGGTGGCGGTCGTGTTCGGCGGGCGCAGCAGCGAGCACACCATCTCTTGCCTGTCCGCGGGCAGTGTCCTGGGGAACCTCGACCCCGAGCGCTTCGAAGCCGTGCCGGTGGGGATCACCCGGGAAGGCCGCTGGGTGCTCGGCACCGGGGACTCCGCCCAGCTCGCCATCCGCGGCCGCGAACTGCCCTCCGTCGAAGACGGCAAGGGGCTCGTCCTCGCCGGGGATCCCTCCAGCCGGGGGCTCGTCGCCGTCGAACCCGGGCGGGAAAGCGAACTCCTCTCCCAGGTGGACGTCGTCTTCCCGGTGCTGCACGGCGCCTTCGGCGAGGACGGCACCATCCAGGGCCTGCTCGAGCTGGCCGGCATCCCGTACGTCGGGCCCGGCGTCCTCGCCAGCGCCGCCGCGATGGACAAGGAGACCGCGAAGAAACTCCTTGCCGCCGAAGGACTTCCCGTCGGCACCTACCGCGCGCTCCGCCGTCACGAATCCACTTTGGACCAGACGGACCGTGAACGGCTCGGCCTGCCGGTGTTCGTCAAGCCGTCGCGCGCCGGCTCGTCGGTCGGGATCACGCGCGTGGCCGCCTGGGAAGACCTCGACGCCGCCATCGCCCTCGCGCGCCGGACCGACCCCAAGGTCCTCGTGGAGGCCGCCGTCACCGGGCGCGAGGTCGAGTGCGGGGTCCTCGAGTTCCCGGACGGCCGCGTCGAAGCGTCGCTGCCCGCCGAGATCCGCGTCCTGTCCGACGACGAGAACGCCTGGTACGACTTCGAAACCAAGTACCTCGGCGACGACGCCGAGCTGGACATCCCGGCCAAGCTCGACGACGCCCTCACCGACAAGCTCCGCGCGATGGCCGTCGAAGCCTTCCGGGCGCTGGACTGCCAGGGCCTGGCCCGCGTCGACTTCTTCGTCGGGGCGGACGGCGAGCTGACGATCAACGAGGTCAACACCATGCCCGGGTTCACGACGAAGTCGGCCTACCCGAAGATGTGGGAGGTCACCGGCGTCGACTACGCGACGCTGCTGACCACGCTGATCGAGACGGCGATCGCCCGCGGCACCGGCCTGCGCTAG
- a CDS encoding glycoside hydrolase family 27 protein, with protein MRLDHAIAASSKTSAGSTGLVLLLVVLAWLLSLPTVSPALANGLAATPPMGWNSWNQVRCHDLTEDVVRHAADALADTGLRDAGYRYVVVDDCWQAPTRAADGSLRADPARFPHGIADLADYVHSRGLLFGIYAVPGSRTCAMANDGYAASGIGSLGHERQDAETFGRWGVDYLKYDWCHADTVDGLDRKAAFEKMRDELAALPRPIVYAISEYGVSSPWTWARPVANLWRTTDDLGATWDSVLATIDRQATVAVHSGAPGGWNDPDMLQVGNGTLTADEARAHFSVWAVLNAPLFAGTDPAKLSGEDLATLGNPEAIAVDQDFAGGQGRRLDAGPGYQVWGKPLSGGGFAVVLLNTGGTTATVSAAIPGSWTVRDLWAHRDVGTGVSATLRPHSAALLKLTPR; from the coding sequence GTGCGATTGGATCACGCCATCGCCGCCTCGTCGAAGACCAGTGCCGGGAGCACGGGACTCGTGCTCCTGCTGGTCGTGCTCGCGTGGCTGCTCAGCCTGCCGACGGTGTCGCCCGCGCTCGCCAACGGCCTGGCCGCGACGCCGCCGATGGGCTGGAACAGCTGGAACCAGGTCCGCTGCCACGACCTGACCGAGGACGTCGTCCGCCACGCCGCCGACGCGCTCGCCGACACCGGCCTGCGTGACGCGGGCTACCGGTACGTCGTCGTCGACGACTGCTGGCAGGCCCCGACGCGCGCGGCCGACGGTTCACTGCGGGCGGACCCGGCGCGGTTCCCGCACGGCATCGCCGACCTCGCCGACTACGTCCACTCGCGCGGCCTGCTGTTCGGCATCTACGCCGTGCCCGGCAGCCGGACCTGCGCGATGGCCAACGACGGCTACGCCGCGTCCGGCATCGGCTCGCTCGGCCACGAACGCCAGGACGCCGAGACCTTCGGCCGGTGGGGCGTCGACTACCTCAAGTACGACTGGTGCCACGCCGACACCGTCGACGGCCTCGACCGGAAGGCCGCGTTCGAGAAGATGCGCGACGAGCTGGCCGCGCTGCCCCGCCCGATCGTGTACGCGATCTCCGAATACGGCGTTTCGAGCCCGTGGACCTGGGCGCGGCCGGTGGCGAACCTGTGGCGCACGACCGACGACCTGGGCGCGACCTGGGATTCGGTGCTCGCGACGATCGACCGGCAGGCCACCGTCGCCGTCCACAGTGGCGCCCCGGGCGGCTGGAACGACCCGGACATGCTGCAGGTCGGCAACGGCACGCTGACCGCCGACGAGGCCCGCGCGCACTTCAGCGTCTGGGCGGTGCTGAACGCGCCGCTGTTCGCCGGCACCGACCCGGCGAAGCTGAGCGGGGAGGACCTGGCGACGCTGGGCAACCCGGAGGCGATCGCCGTCGATCAGGACTTCGCGGGCGGCCAGGGACGGCGGCTGGACGCGGGTCCCGGCTACCAGGTGTGGGGCAAGCCCTTGTCCGGCGGCGGGTTCGCGGTGGTGCTGCTCAACACGGGCGGCACCACCGCGACCGTCTCCGCCGCGATCCCGGGGTCGTGGACCGTCCGGGACCTGTGGGCCCACCGGGACGTCGGCACCGGCGTCTCGGCGACCCTGCGGCCGCACTCGGCGGCCCTGCTCAAGCTCACGCCGAGGTGA
- a CDS encoding DUF3515 domain-containing protein: MPDSDTGAPPKVVLVIAATLAVALAATVAVFALTQGRARPEAGPLPLVPVPAPEAGSPGCTALLGAVPTELTSNGSALKLRELANPAPPATVAWGTDDPVVLRCGLNRPPELTQTAPLRVVNGVQWLQVSGEGASTWYVVDREVYAALTVPDSAGTGPLQQLSDTVAAKLPAKPLRFS, from the coding sequence GTGCCTGACTCCGACACCGGTGCCCCGCCGAAAGTGGTTCTCGTCATAGCGGCGACGCTGGCCGTGGCCCTCGCGGCCACCGTCGCCGTGTTCGCGTTGACCCAGGGCCGGGCCCGGCCGGAAGCCGGTCCCCTGCCGCTCGTTCCCGTTCCGGCCCCCGAGGCGGGCTCGCCGGGCTGCACCGCGCTGCTGGGCGCGGTGCCGACGGAGCTGACGTCGAACGGGTCTGCGCTGAAGCTGCGCGAGCTGGCGAACCCGGCTCCGCCGGCGACGGTCGCGTGGGGCACGGACGACCCGGTCGTGTTGCGCTGCGGGCTGAACCGGCCGCCGGAGCTGACGCAGACGGCTCCGCTGCGGGTGGTGAACGGCGTGCAGTGGCTGCAGGTCTCGGGTGAGGGTGCGTCGACGTGGTACGTCGTGGACCGCGAGGTCTACGCGGCCTTGACGGTGCCGGACAGTGCCGGGACCGGGCCGCTGCAGCAGCTCTCGGACACCGTGGCCGCGAAGCTGCCGGCGAAGCCGCTGCGCTTTTCCTAG
- a CDS encoding Lrp/AsnC family transcriptional regulator, producing MVHAYILIQTEVGKAAAVAAEISSIPGVTSSEDVTGPYDVIVRAAADNVDQLGQLVVAKVQNVEGITRTLTCPVVHL from the coding sequence GTGGTCCACGCATACATCCTCATCCAGACCGAGGTCGGCAAGGCGGCCGCGGTGGCTGCCGAGATCTCCAGCATCCCGGGTGTCACCAGCTCGGAGGATGTCACCGGACCGTACGACGTCATCGTCCGCGCGGCCGCCGACAACGTCGACCAGCTGGGCCAGCTCGTGGTCGCGAAGGTGCAGAACGTGGAAGGCATCACGCGGACGCTGACCTGCCCGGTGGTGCATCTCTGA